One window from the genome of Deinococcus arcticus encodes:
- a CDS encoding AAA family ATPase — protein sequence MTHTPAPTPEFARLVLHNVAQVLVGKEEVTTLALAGILAGGHVLLEDAPGTGKTMLARALALSLGLGFRRVQFTPDLLPSDVTGVSVYRPGSGEFEFVPGPIFTGLLLADEINRATPKTQAALLEAMGEGQVTESGVTHLLPRPFVVIATQNPVEHEGTYRLPEAQLDRFLLRLSVGYPTLEEEVRMLGRLQGEHPIAALGAVVAPADLLSAQRAVRGVFVSEAVQGYIARLSAATRAHTHVTLGGGPRASLGLQGSAQALAWLSGRAFVTPDDVQRVAAAVLAHRLSLKIEARLQGQPAEAIVGEVLAREPVPAETAAAEAAAMTVGAGAG from the coding sequence ATGACCCACACCCCTGCCCCTACCCCCGAGTTCGCCCGTCTTGTGCTGCACAACGTTGCCCAGGTGCTGGTGGGCAAGGAAGAAGTCACCACGCTGGCCCTGGCCGGCATTCTGGCCGGGGGCCACGTCCTGCTGGAAGACGCCCCCGGCACCGGCAAGACCATGCTGGCGCGCGCCCTGGCGCTGAGCCTGGGCCTGGGCTTTCGCCGCGTGCAGTTCACGCCGGACCTGCTGCCCAGCGACGTGACCGGCGTGAGCGTGTACCGCCCGGGCAGCGGTGAATTCGAGTTCGTGCCGGGGCCCATCTTCACCGGCCTGCTGCTGGCCGACGAGATCAACCGCGCCACCCCCAAGACCCAGGCCGCGCTGCTGGAGGCCATGGGCGAGGGGCAGGTCACGGAATCGGGCGTGACCCACCTGTTGCCCCGGCCGTTCGTGGTGATCGCCACCCAGAACCCCGTGGAGCACGAGGGCACCTACCGCCTGCCCGAAGCGCAGCTGGACCGCTTTCTGCTGCGCCTCTCGGTGGGGTACCCCACGCTGGAAGAAGAGGTGCGGATGTTGGGGCGCCTGCAGGGCGAGCACCCCATCGCGGCGCTGGGGGCGGTGGTCGCCCCGGCCGACTTGCTCTCGGCGCAGCGGGCAGTGCGGGGCGTGTTCGTCTCGGAGGCGGTGCAGGGGTATATCGCGCGGCTGAGCGCGGCCACGCGCGCCCATACCCACGTGACGCTGGGCGGCGGGCCCCGCGCCAGTCTGGGGCTGCAGGGCTCGGCGCAGGCGCTGGCGTGGCTCTCGGGGCGCGCCTTCGTGACCCCGGACGATGTGCAGCGGGTGGCCGCCGCGGTGCTGGCCCACCGCCTGAGCCTGAAGATCGAGGCCCGGTTGCAGGGCCAGCCCGCCGAGGCCATCGTGGGGGAGGTGCTGGCCCGCGAGCCTGTGCCGGCTGAAACGGCGGCTGCCGAGGCTGCGGCGATGACGGTGGGGGCAGGTGCCGGGTGA
- a CDS encoding DUF4129 domain-containing protein has translation MVSAAPPLSPGTRLAPYGVALLPLALAGALPWWTVAALSALLALGVRWPVWTQGRTLITQLLLGLWLLTALPGVLGQPEALAALGAQYVLFSVLGFALIWGATILEEGRRRGLLAPLLIGLLFPQPLVLAALVGGALARPGHHAADPLWPERRAWWGLLGAGLLGVTLLAALLAALLPPAPPLWTAVRLETGRVAGGKQAVAQPPTRKTERPAPEPGASGSVAPTPQMNLGELGLPGELTLLGGLLCLAAAWRVFQGRTRRRGPPHPVELAMVLGLLMLGLAWGVAAGLLFLNSDGSGVPGFPIQETRNELGQGGAEGEAVAPRLLPLALLLKALPWLTALLFLGLGLWLLCLRLRADPALAESPHEPGAAHAQGAAPEALHRVRQAYREASAGLAAAGLARTPAETPAAYAARLGAAHPALAAPLQALTAAYEPVRYGGQLTEQDAQAAEAAARTLQTLAPTLTPPEDTP, from the coding sequence GTGGTAAGCGCCGCCCCGCCTCTGTCGCCGGGCACGCGCCTGGCCCCTTACGGCGTGGCCCTGCTGCCGCTGGCCCTGGCCGGGGCGCTGCCGTGGTGGACGGTGGCCGCGCTGTCGGCCCTGCTGGCGCTCGGGGTGCGCTGGCCAGTGTGGACCCAGGGCCGCACCCTGATCACACAACTGCTGCTGGGGCTGTGGCTGCTTACGGCGCTGCCCGGGGTGCTGGGCCAGCCGGAGGCCCTGGCAGCGCTGGGCGCTCAGTACGTGCTGTTCAGTGTCCTGGGCTTCGCGCTGATCTGGGGGGCCACCATCCTGGAAGAGGGCCGGCGGCGCGGGCTCCTCGCCCCACTCCTGATTGGCCTGCTGTTCCCGCAGCCTCTGGTCCTGGCGGCGCTGGTGGGCGGAGCCCTGGCCCGGCCGGGGCACCACGCGGCTGACCCGCTGTGGCCCGAGCGGCGGGCGTGGTGGGGCCTGCTGGGTGCGGGACTCCTGGGTGTCACCCTGCTGGCGGCGCTGCTGGCGGCGCTGCTGCCTCCAGCGCCGCCCCTGTGGACCGCCGTGCGCCTGGAGACGGGCAGGGTGGCGGGGGGGAAACAGGCCGTCGCCCAGCCGCCTACACGAAAAACCGAGCGTCCAGCCCCGGAACCGGGGGCCAGCGGTTCTGTCGCGCCGACGCCACAGATGAATCTGGGCGAACTGGGCTTGCCGGGCGAACTGACCTTGCTGGGCGGTCTGCTGTGCCTGGCGGCGGCGTGGCGGGTCTTTCAGGGCCGGACGCGGCGCCGGGGGCCTCCACATCCGGTGGAACTGGCCATGGTGCTGGGGCTGCTGATGCTGGGGCTGGCATGGGGCGTGGCGGCTGGCCTGCTGTTCCTGAACAGCGATGGAAGCGGCGTGCCTGGGTTCCCGATCCAGGAAACACGGAACGAACTGGGCCAGGGCGGGGCAGAAGGGGAAGCCGTTGCCCCGCGCCTGTTGCCCCTGGCCCTGCTGCTGAAGGCACTGCCCTGGCTGACGGCCCTGCTGTTTCTGGGCCTGGGTCTGTGGTTGCTGTGCCTGCGGCTGCGTGCCGACCCCGCCCTGGCCGAAAGCCCCCACGAGCCGGGCGCTGCACATGCTCAGGGCGCCGCCCCCGAAGCCCTGCACCGCGTGCGTCAGGCATACCGCGAGGCCAGCGCCGGACTGGCCGCCGCCGGACTGGCCCGCACGCCCGCCGAAACCCCCGCCGCCTACGCCGCGCGCCTGGGCGCCGCCCACCCCGCGCTGGCCGCTCCCCTGCAGGCTCTGACCGCCGCCTACGAGCCTGTGCGCTACGGCGGCCAGCTGACCGAACAGGACGCCCAGGCCGCCGAGGCCGCTGCCCGCACCCTTCAGACCCTGGCCCCCACCCTGACCCCCCCCGAGGACACTCCATGA
- a CDS encoding 3-isopropylmalate dehydratase small subunit — translation MPTVHVFARNHINTDEIIPARHLTTDIEAELARYAMEDYDKDFVKRVQVGDIIVAGADFGCGSSREHAVWALRGAGVAAVIAPNFARIFYRNAINNGFLALECEGIVAAFQDGDPAELDLTGGTVTNTRTGQTLRFVPVPQFALDVQQAGGWLEYMKEGAGRGL, via the coding sequence ATGCCCACCGTTCATGTCTTTGCCCGCAACCACATCAACACCGACGAGATCATTCCCGCCCGCCACCTCACCACCGACATAGAAGCCGAACTGGCCAGATACGCCATGGAGGACTACGACAAGGACTTCGTGAAGCGGGTCCAGGTGGGCGACATCATCGTGGCGGGGGCGGATTTCGGCTGCGGCTCCAGCCGCGAGCATGCGGTCTGGGCCCTGCGTGGCGCTGGCGTGGCGGCCGTGATCGCCCCCAACTTCGCGCGCATCTTTTACCGCAACGCCATCAACAACGGCTTTCTGGCCCTGGAATGTGAGGGCATCGTGGCCGCCTTTCAGGACGGCGACCCGGCCGAGCTGGACCTGACGGGCGGCACGGTCACGAATACCCGCACCGGGCAGACCCTGCGCTTTGTGCCGGTGCCCCAGTTCGCCCTGGACGTGCAGCAGGCTGGCGGCTGGCTGGAATACATGAAAGAGGGCGCAGGTCGTGGGCTGTAG
- the leuB gene encoding 3-isopropylmalate dehydrogenase, whose amino-acid sequence MPKIITLPGDGIGPEVTAAAVAVLREVAPDVITEEHAIGGGAFDTHGDPFPQRTRDALQDADAVLLGTVGGAHDSPWNRLPRHLRPESGLLALRKALGCYANLRPVRVQPGLEHLSPLKPELARGVDILIVRELLGGIYFDGDRRLEGHVAYNTMRYTTPEVERVAKVAFWAAEQRKGRVTSVDKANVLEVSELWRRDVQALRDREYRSIHLNHEYVDSVAMLIVANPSRYDVVVTENLFGDILSDLAAVIPGSLGLMPSASLGDGPGLFEPIHGSAPDIAGQGMANPAAAIQSAGMLLRHGLGRPDAANQVDRAVALALRQHPTRDLGGQADTQTFTQAVLRALETSPAVG is encoded by the coding sequence ATGCCCAAGATCATTACCCTGCCCGGCGACGGCATTGGCCCCGAAGTAACCGCAGCGGCGGTGGCGGTGCTGCGCGAGGTGGCGCCGGACGTCATTACCGAGGAACACGCCATTGGCGGCGGCGCCTTTGACACGCACGGCGACCCCTTTCCCCAGCGCACCCGCGACGCCCTGCAGGACGCCGACGCCGTACTGCTGGGCACCGTGGGCGGCGCGCACGACAGCCCCTGGAACCGCCTGCCCCGGCACCTGCGCCCGGAGTCCGGCCTGCTGGCGCTGCGCAAGGCGCTGGGGTGCTACGCCAACCTGCGCCCGGTGCGGGTGCAGCCGGGCCTGGAACACCTCTCGCCCCTCAAGCCCGAACTGGCCCGGGGCGTGGACATTCTGATTGTGCGCGAGCTGCTGGGCGGCATCTACTTTGATGGCGACCGCCGCCTTGAGGGCCACGTGGCCTACAACACCATGCGCTACACCACCCCAGAGGTGGAGCGGGTGGCGAAAGTGGCTTTCTGGGCGGCCGAACAGCGCAAGGGCCGCGTGACCAGCGTGGACAAGGCGAACGTGCTGGAGGTCTCCGAGCTGTGGCGCCGCGACGTGCAGGCGCTGCGCGACCGCGAATACCGCTCCATTCACCTGAACCATGAATACGTGGACTCAGTGGCCATGCTGATCGTGGCCAACCCCAGCCGCTACGACGTGGTGGTAACGGAAAACCTGTTCGGGGACATCCTTTCGGATCTGGCGGCCGTGATTCCCGGGAGCCTGGGGCTGATGCCCAGTGCCTCGCTGGGTGACGGTCCGGGGTTGTTCGAGCCCATTCACGGCAGCGCACCCGATATTGCCGGCCAGGGCATGGCCAACCCGGCCGCCGCCATTCAGAGCGCGGGCATGCTGCTGCGCCACGGCTTGGGGCGCCCCGACGCCGCCAACCAGGTGGACCGCGCCGTGGCCCTGGCCCTGCGCCAGCACCCCACCCGCGACCTGGGCGGGCAGGCCGACACCCAGACCTTCACCCAGGCGGTGCTGCGCGCCCTGGAAACCTCGCCAGCGGTGGGGTGA
- the pdxR gene encoding MocR-like pyridoxine biosynthesis transcription factor PdxR yields the protein MSDAWIERLPPLSPQPGETRRALVARTLREAAARGLVPQGTRLPGHRRLAEALGVSRNTLVDALEQLQAEGYVRAQGRSGTVMAAPPLGAPPPSPAPLPLSRWAQRALAGQVEEAGGPFAVDFRVGQPVPELYPERAWTQALARRAGDQPAHEDAGSLGPLATRRALAAHLNAGRGAQVTPEMVMLTGGTQSALDALARVFLEPGRVAAVEDPTYPGARAALAATGAQVVPVPVDAQGVQPGQLPAGATLAYVTPGCQYPTGVPLGAARRQALVVWARRTGAFVLEDDYAADLHHTGRPPAALQGLAPEQVILLGSFSKSLAPVTRSGFLVAPPEVLRVLAATRPLTDRFPARLDALALADVLGSGAYSRHLRRAHEVIARRQAALCAALQRALPGWAPVPVAAGLHLYLPLPAPWTEAEVLARAARLGVGLSAVGPLASGACAPALLLGFAHLPERTLQDGAARLSAALTS from the coding sequence GTGAGTGACGCCTGGATTGAGCGCCTGCCGCCGCTGAGCCCGCAGCCCGGCGAGACCCGGCGCGCCCTGGTGGCCCGCACCCTGCGCGAGGCCGCAGCGCGCGGTCTGGTGCCCCAGGGCACGCGCCTGCCCGGCCACCGCCGACTGGCCGAGGCGCTGGGCGTGTCGCGCAACACCCTGGTGGACGCCCTGGAACAGTTGCAGGCCGAGGGCTACGTGCGTGCTCAGGGCCGCAGCGGTACGGTGATGGCCGCCCCGCCCCTGGGGGCCCCGCCGCCCTCCCCGGCCCCCCTGCCCCTGAGCCGCTGGGCCCAGCGCGCCCTGGCCGGGCAGGTGGAGGAAGCGGGCGGGCCCTTTGCCGTGGATTTCCGCGTGGGTCAGCCGGTGCCGGAACTGTACCCGGAGCGCGCCTGGACCCAGGCCCTGGCCCGGCGCGCGGGCGACCAGCCCGCCCACGAGGACGCCGGCAGCCTGGGGCCGCTGGCCACCCGCCGGGCCCTGGCCGCTCACCTGAACGCCGGGCGCGGCGCGCAGGTCACCCCCGAGATGGTGATGCTCACCGGCGGCACCCAGAGCGCCCTGGACGCCCTGGCCCGCGTGTTTCTGGAACCCGGGCGGGTGGCCGCCGTGGAGGACCCCACCTATCCCGGCGCCCGCGCGGCGCTGGCCGCCACCGGGGCCCAGGTGGTGCCGGTGCCGGTGGACGCGCAGGGAGTGCAGCCCGGTCAATTGCCGGCCGGGGCCACGCTGGCGTATGTCACGCCGGGCTGCCAGTACCCCACGGGGGTGCCGCTGGGCGCGGCGCGGCGTCAGGCGCTGGTGGTGTGGGCGCGGCGCACCGGGGCCTTTGTGCTGGAAGACGACTACGCCGCCGATCTGCACCACACCGGGCGCCCCCCAGCCGCGCTGCAGGGGCTGGCCCCTGAACAGGTGATTCTGCTGGGCAGCTTTAGCAAGAGCCTGGCGCCGGTCACGCGCAGCGGCTTTCTGGTGGCCCCGCCAGAAGTGCTGCGCGTGCTGGCCGCCACCCGGCCCCTCACCGACCGCTTTCCGGCGCGGCTGGACGCCCTGGCCCTGGCTGACGTGCTGGGCAGCGGCGCCTACAGCCGCCACCTGCGCCGCGCCCACGAGGTGATCGCCCGGCGGCAGGCGGCCCTGTGCGCGGCCCTGCAGCGCGCGCTGCCCGGCTGGGCCCCGGTGCCGGTGGCGGCCGGGCTGCACCTGTACCTGCCGCTGCCCGCGCCCTGGACCGAGGCCGAGGTGCTGGCCCGCGCCGCCCGCCTGGGCGTGGGCCTGAGCGCCGTGGGGCCGCTGGCCAGCGGGGCCTGCGCGCCCGCGCTGCTGCTGGGTTTTGCGCATCTGCCCGAACGCACCCTGCAAGACGGCGCCGCGCGGCTCTCGGCGGCCCTGACCTCCTGA
- the rpoD gene encoding RNA polymerase sigma factor RpoD, with product MADSPVRTRKKADAPDAASAAPGAPKTAARARARVPAGAAAPAEPTAADAAPTPVAAPAKKAAKPAAKAKAASPEASAPAPKAPKAEKPKATKKAAPASAPEGVAEAPALPEPAPKAGKATPKAAKTAKPALAPKAGGPAEKPYYAHPSIQELLKAGRAAGVLSSEDIATALAAALEAAGLDPESPDAFEDMQLFLAGQNIEVQDLDEDEDDADEADAEEGTVAAAAQDDDEEKYFDDMPRAVSNDPVRQYLHEIGRVPLLTLEEEIALARRIEEGEEARKVLDEDLDLDDRGRRRLMRQMEDGAAARQGLIEANLRLVVSIAKKYTGRGLGFLDLIQEGNQGLIRAVEKFEYRRRYKFSTYATWWIRQAINRAIADQARTIRIPVHMVETINKLTRTARQLQQELSREATYEEIAEAMGPGWDAAKVEEVQKVSQEPVSLETPIGDEKDSFYGDFIPDENLDSPVENAAKTLLSEELEKALSKLTEREAMVLKFRKGLVDGREHTLEEVGQRFSVTRERIRQIENKALRKLKYHESRTRKLRDFLD from the coding sequence ATGGCAGATTCTCCCGTTCGCACCCGTAAAAAAGCAGACGCCCCCGACGCCGCCAGCGCTGCCCCAGGCGCCCCGAAGACCGCTGCGCGCGCGCGCGCCCGCGTGCCCGCTGGCGCAGCGGCCCCCGCTGAACCCACGGCCGCAGACGCCGCTCCCACCCCGGTGGCCGCGCCCGCCAAGAAAGCCGCCAAACCCGCTGCCAAGGCCAAGGCGGCCAGCCCCGAAGCCAGCGCCCCGGCCCCCAAGGCCCCCAAAGCCGAGAAGCCCAAGGCCACCAAGAAAGCGGCCCCGGCCAGCGCCCCTGAAGGCGTGGCCGAGGCCCCGGCCCTGCCCGAACCGGCCCCCAAGGCCGGCAAGGCCACGCCCAAAGCGGCCAAGACCGCCAAGCCCGCGCTGGCCCCCAAGGCCGGCGGCCCCGCCGAGAAGCCGTATTACGCCCACCCCAGCATTCAGGAGCTGCTGAAAGCCGGGCGCGCGGCGGGGGTGCTGTCCAGCGAGGACATTGCCACGGCGCTGGCGGCGGCCCTGGAAGCGGCGGGCCTGGACCCCGAAAGCCCCGACGCCTTTGAAGACATGCAGCTGTTCCTGGCCGGCCAGAACATCGAGGTTCAGGATCTGGATGAGGACGAGGACGACGCCGACGAGGCAGACGCCGAGGAGGGCACCGTCGCGGCCGCCGCGCAGGATGACGACGAGGAGAAATACTTCGACGACATGCCCCGCGCGGTGTCCAACGACCCGGTGCGCCAGTACCTCCACGAGATCGGCCGGGTGCCGCTGCTGACCCTGGAAGAAGAAATTGCGCTGGCCCGCCGCATTGAAGAGGGCGAGGAAGCCCGCAAGGTGCTGGACGAGGACCTGGACCTGGACGACCGGGGCCGCCGCCGCCTGATGCGCCAGATGGAAGACGGCGCCGCCGCCCGCCAGGGCCTGATTGAAGCCAACCTGCGCCTTGTGGTGTCTATTGCCAAGAAGTACACCGGGCGCGGCCTGGGCTTCCTGGACCTGATTCAGGAAGGCAACCAGGGCCTGATTCGCGCGGTGGAGAAGTTCGAGTACCGCCGCCGCTACAAGTTCTCCACCTACGCCACGTGGTGGATCCGGCAGGCGATCAACCGCGCCATTGCCGACCAGGCCCGCACCATCCGCATTCCGGTGCACATGGTCGAGACCATCAACAAGCTCACCCGCACCGCGCGGCAGCTGCAGCAGGAACTCTCGCGCGAGGCGACCTACGAGGAAATCGCTGAGGCGATGGGCCCCGGCTGGGACGCCGCCAAGGTCGAAGAGGTGCAGAAGGTCAGCCAGGAGCCGGTGTCGCTCGAAACCCCCATCGGGGACGAGAAAGATTCCTTCTACGGCGACTTCATTCCCGACGAGAACCTGGACAGCCCGGTGGAGAACGCCGCCAAGACCCTGCTGTCCGAGGAACTGGAAAAGGCCCTCTCCAAGCTGACCGAGCGCGAGGCCATGGTGCTGAAGTTCCGCAAGGGCCTGGTGGACGGCCGCGAGCACACCCTCGAAGAGGTGGGGCAGCGTTTCAGCGTCACCCGCGAGCGCATTCGCCAGATTGAGAACAAGGCGCTGCGCAAGCTCAAGTACCATGAATCCCGCACCCGCAAGCTGCGCGACTTCCTGGATTGA